One segment of Ipomoea triloba cultivar NCNSP0323 chromosome 12, ASM357664v1 DNA contains the following:
- the LOC116000099 gene encoding phytoene synthase 2, chloroplastic-like, translating into MSVAVMMWVVSPASEVGSGFLDSVRDGNRVLAWDRSLVCNDYRVKLGGKRRWNSSSLNADLKFSCSRGSGLENGGRFSVLASVVATPAGEIKMASEQKVYDVVLKQAAMVDRKFRSSEKPEVKTDMILPQNLGVLSEAYDRCGEVCAEYAKTFYLGTMLMTPERRRAIWAIYVWCRRTDELVDGPNASHITPKALDRWEARLDDIFGGRPFDMLDAAVSYTVSKFPVDIQPFRDMIEGMRMDLWKSRYKNFDELYLYCYYVAGTVGLMSVPVMGIAPDSNATTESVYNAALALGIANQLTNILRDVGEDARRGRVYLPQDELAQAGLSDEDIFAGRVTDKWRNFMKKQILRARKFFDEAERGVTELSSASRWPVWASLLLYRKILDEIESNDYDNFTRRAYVSKPKKLLMLPIAYAKSQVPASLN; encoded by the exons ATGTCTGTTGCTGTGATGATGTGGGTTGTTTCTCCCGCGTCTGAGGTTGGCTCCGGGTTTTTGGATTCAGTAAGGGATGGGAATCGTGTTCTGGCTTGGGATAGGAGTTTGGTGTGCAATGACTACAGGGTTAAGTTGGGTGGGAAACGAAGGTGGAATTCGAGCTCTCTCAATGCAGATTTGAAGTTTTCTTGTTCACGAGGGTCGGGATTAGAGAATGGGGGAAGATTCTCTGTTCTTGCTAGTGTAGTGGCTACTCCAGCCGGGGAAATAAAGATGGCATCAGAGCAAAAGGTCTATGATGTGGTCTTGAAGCAGGCTGCTATGGTGGATAGGAAATTCAGATCTAGTGAAAAACCGGAGGTGAAGACTGACATGATTCTTCCCCAAAACTTGGGCGTGTTGAGTGAAGCATATGATCGGTGTGGTGAAGTCTGTGCAGAGTATGCAAAGACGTTTTATTTGG GGACCATGCTAATGACACCCGAGAGGAGACGAGCTATCTGGGCAATATATG TATGGTGTAGGAGAACGGATGAGCTTGTTGACGGGCCTAATGCATCGCATATAACTCCGAAAGCTTTGGATAGGTGGGAGGCTAGGCTGGACGACATTTTTGGAGGGCGTCCGTTTGATATGCTTGATGCTGCAGTATCGTATACGGTTTCCAAGTTTCCAGTTGATATTCAG CCATTCAGAGATATGATTGAAGGAATGCGGATGGACCTTTGGAAGTCGAGATACAAAAATTTCGACGAGCTGTATCTCTACTGCTACTATGTTGCGGGAACTGTCGGTCTGATGAGCGTCCCGGTTATGGGCATTGCGCCCGACTCGAATGCCACCACCGAGAGTGTCTACAACGCTGCTTTGGCATTAGGCATCGCGAATCAACTTACCAACATTCTCAGAGATGTGGGAGAGGA CGCGAGACGAGGAAGGGTGTATTTACCCCAAGACGAACTAGCTCAGGCGGGGCTATCTGACGAGGACATATTTGCAGGAAGAGTAACAGACAAGTGGAGGAACTTCATGAAGAAACAGATCCTGAGGGCAAGGAAGTTCTTCGATGAAGCAGAACGAGGAGTAACCGAGCTTAGCTCCGCCAGCAGATGGCCC GTGTGGGCATCACTGCTGCTGTATCGCAAGATCCTCGATGAGATCGAATCCAATGACTACGACAACTTTACAAGGAGAGCATATGTGAGCAAGCCAAAGAAGTTGCTTATGTTGCCCATTGCATATGCAAAATCTCAGGTTCCAGCAAGCTTGAACTGA
- the LOC115999862 gene encoding uncharacterized protein LOC115999862 — MKLIIMADENQTHLQDSSSLLSPSSSDVCSDDLSSDSDLFGDEEDEEQEEEDSLSPSSGSSHGDEPLQDMSTLLQELPFKRGLSKHYNGKSQSFTSLSNVRSLEDLAKPENPYNKKLKSCRSYGGLFLEGCKNSHNQPQRSSSSSRLGLLKKSSSRGSCSSLSSRRNGSFLGNRPPTVPPHRSASTSNFANQTPLLA, encoded by the exons ATGAAGCTGATAATCATGGCAGATGAGAATCAAACCCATCTTCAAGATTCATCATCACTACTGTCTCCTTCTTCCTCTGATGTGTGCAGTGATGATCTTTCCTCTGACTCAGATTTGTTTGGTGATGAGGAGgatgaagaacaagaagaagaagatagccTGTCTCCATCATCTGGTTCTAGCCATGGTGATGAACCCTTGCAAGACATGTCAACCCTCCTCCAAGAACTGCCCTTCAA GAGGGGGTTGTCAAAGCATTACAATGGGAAGTCACAATCATTCACATCTCTATCAAATGTGAGGAGTTTGGAGGATCTTGCCAAGCCAGAAAACCCATACAACAAGAAGCTCAAATCATGCAGGAGCTATGGAGGATTGTTTCTAGAAGGGTGCAAAAACAGCCATAATCAGCCTCAAAGAAGCAGCAGTTCTTCAAGGCTGGGGCTCTTGAAGAAGTCTTCTAGCAGAGGCTCATGTTCATCTCTAAGCTCAAGGAGAAATGGCAGCTTTCTTGGAAACAGACCCCCCACTGTTCCCCCTCATAGATCTGCTAGCACATCCAACTTTGCCAATCAAACCCCTTTGCTAGCTTGA
- the LOC116000104 gene encoding beta-catenin-like protein 1 isoform X1, translating to MEMSNHNSKRKRDADDYDEDDNRPAPPGVSNGEIDLSLLEALEKSQQNAVEALDLKTVKKLVLSFERRLKENIAARLKYPDQPEKFADSEVELHDEIQKLKVLAGGPEFYPELVNLGTVASITSLLNHDNTDIAIDVVALLQDLTDEDVLEDNDEPAQVLVDALIENNALELLVQNLSRLSDADPDESAAIYNTLATIENFIEVKPSVSELVCERTKIMKWLLGRLKVKEFDSNKQYASEILAILLQNSIANQKRLGQMNGVDAILQAVAAYKSKDPKTSDEEELVENLFDSLCCLLMPLENKERFVKSEGVELMIIIMNQKKLCYGSAIRALDFAMTNYPPACERFVDVMGLKTAFPAFMGKIPLSKKNKKRYKEELEERLVSLVASLFGGILRGSRRDRLLSKFVENECEKIDRLMELYIRYSDRVKKEAAEFDQLELDDLEMDEDEKYNRKLEVGLYTLQLIAVILGHLWTSEHPRIRARIELLLKQLKLTKQDVKDILQEYHDNIGDFNGPEEKERTQSKIQRFISAF from the exons ATGGAAATGAGCAATCACAATTCGAAACGCAAACGAGACGCCGACGACTACGACGAAGATGACAACCGGCCGGCGCCTCCGGGCGTCTCGAACGGTGAAATTGACCTCTCACTCCTCGAAGCTCTTGAAAAATCACAGCAAAACGCCGTCGAAGCTCTCGACCTGAAGACGGTAAAAAAGCTTGTGCTGTCCTTCGAGCGCCGCCTCAAGGAGAATATTGCCGCCAGGCTGAAGTATCCGGACCAGCCGGAGAAGTTCGCAGACTCGGAAGTGGAGCTCCACGACGAGATCCAGAAACTGAAGGTTCTCGCCGGCGGACCCGAATTCTATCCGGAGTTAGTGAACCTTGGCACCGTTGCCTCCATTACCAGCTTGCTCAATCATGACAACACCGATATAGCTATAGATGTTGTTGCGCTTCTTCAGGACCTCACAGACGAGGATGTTCTCGAGGACAATGACGAGCCTGCTCAAGTCCTCGTCGACGCTCTCATTGAGAATAATGCTCTTGAGCTACTAGTTCAGAACCTCAGCAGATTATCCGACGCCGATCCTGATGAGTCAGCAGCGATATACAACACTTTAGCCACCATTGAGAATTTCATTGAAGTGAAACCGTCAGTCTCCGAGCTCGTGTGTGAGAGGACCAAGATTATGAAGTGGTTATTGGGAAGACTCAAGGTGAAAGAGTTCGATAGCAACAAGCAATACGCTTCTGAGATTTTGGCCATTTTGTTGCAGAATAGCATTGCCAATCAGAAGAGGTTGGGGCAAATGAATGGAGTGGATGCGATATTACAGGCGGTGGCAGCTTACAAATCAAAGGACCCCAAGACTTCCGACGAGGAGGAGTTGGTTGAGAACTtgtttgactctttgtgctgtTTGTTGATGCCATTGGAGAACAAAGAAAGATTTGTGAAGTCTGAAGGAGTAGAGCTGATGATTATTATCATGAATCAGAAGAAACTGTGTTACGGGTCTGCAATAAGGGCTTTGGACTTTGCAATGACTAATTATCCCCCAGCCTGTGAGAGGTTTGTGGACGTAATGGGGCTAAAGACTGCATTTCCTGCTTTCATGGGTAAG ATTCCTTTGAGCAAAAAGAACAAGAAGCGGTACAAGGAAGAATTGGAAGAGCGCCTTGTATCACTAGTTGCGTCGTTATTTG GTGGAATTTTGAGAGGATCTAGAAGGGATAGATTGTTGAGTAAATTTGTGGAGAATGAGTGTGAGAAGATAGACAGGCTTATGGAGCTATACATCAG ATATTCAGATAGAGTGAAAAAAGAAGCTGCAGAATTTGACCAGCTTGAACTTGATGATTTGGAG atggatgaagatgagaagtACAACAGAAAGCTAGAAGTTGGTCTCTATACCCTTCAG TTGATTGCTGTCATCCTTGGTCATCTTTGGACTTCTGA GCATCCTCGGATCAGAGCAAGGATCGAACTACTGTTAAAGCAGCTAAAGCTCACTAAGCAGGATGTGAAGGATATACTCCAG GAATATCATGACAACATCGGTGATTTTAACGGTCCTGAAGAGAAGGAGAGGACACAATCAAAAATCCAAAGGTTCATCTCAGCCTTTTGA
- the LOC116000104 gene encoding beta-catenin-like protein 1 isoform X2 has translation MEMSNHNSKRKRDADDYDEDDNRPAPPGVSNGEIDLSLLEALEKSQQNAVEALDLKTVKKLVLSFERRLKENIAARLKYPDQPEKFADSEVELHDEIQKLKVLAGGPEFYPELVNLGTVASITSLLNHDNTDIAIDVVALLQDLTDEDVLEDNDEPAQVLVDALIENNALELLVQNLSRLSDADPDESAAIYNTLATIENFIEVKPSVSELVCERTKIMKWLLGRLKVKEFDSNKQYASEILAILLQNSIANQKRLGQMNGVDAILQAVAAYKSKDPKTSDEEELVENLFDSLCCLLMPLENKERFVKSEGVELMIIIMNQKKLCYGSAIRALDFAMTNYPPACERFVDVMGLKTAFPAFMGKIPLSKKNKKRYKEELEERLVSLVASLFGGILRGSRRDRLLSKFVENECEKIDRLMELYIRYSDRVKKEAAEFDQLELDDLEVISV, from the exons ATGGAAATGAGCAATCACAATTCGAAACGCAAACGAGACGCCGACGACTACGACGAAGATGACAACCGGCCGGCGCCTCCGGGCGTCTCGAACGGTGAAATTGACCTCTCACTCCTCGAAGCTCTTGAAAAATCACAGCAAAACGCCGTCGAAGCTCTCGACCTGAAGACGGTAAAAAAGCTTGTGCTGTCCTTCGAGCGCCGCCTCAAGGAGAATATTGCCGCCAGGCTGAAGTATCCGGACCAGCCGGAGAAGTTCGCAGACTCGGAAGTGGAGCTCCACGACGAGATCCAGAAACTGAAGGTTCTCGCCGGCGGACCCGAATTCTATCCGGAGTTAGTGAACCTTGGCACCGTTGCCTCCATTACCAGCTTGCTCAATCATGACAACACCGATATAGCTATAGATGTTGTTGCGCTTCTTCAGGACCTCACAGACGAGGATGTTCTCGAGGACAATGACGAGCCTGCTCAAGTCCTCGTCGACGCTCTCATTGAGAATAATGCTCTTGAGCTACTAGTTCAGAACCTCAGCAGATTATCCGACGCCGATCCTGATGAGTCAGCAGCGATATACAACACTTTAGCCACCATTGAGAATTTCATTGAAGTGAAACCGTCAGTCTCCGAGCTCGTGTGTGAGAGGACCAAGATTATGAAGTGGTTATTGGGAAGACTCAAGGTGAAAGAGTTCGATAGCAACAAGCAATACGCTTCTGAGATTTTGGCCATTTTGTTGCAGAATAGCATTGCCAATCAGAAGAGGTTGGGGCAAATGAATGGAGTGGATGCGATATTACAGGCGGTGGCAGCTTACAAATCAAAGGACCCCAAGACTTCCGACGAGGAGGAGTTGGTTGAGAACTtgtttgactctttgtgctgtTTGTTGATGCCATTGGAGAACAAAGAAAGATTTGTGAAGTCTGAAGGAGTAGAGCTGATGATTATTATCATGAATCAGAAGAAACTGTGTTACGGGTCTGCAATAAGGGCTTTGGACTTTGCAATGACTAATTATCCCCCAGCCTGTGAGAGGTTTGTGGACGTAATGGGGCTAAAGACTGCATTTCCTGCTTTCATGGGTAAG ATTCCTTTGAGCAAAAAGAACAAGAAGCGGTACAAGGAAGAATTGGAAGAGCGCCTTGTATCACTAGTTGCGTCGTTATTTG GTGGAATTTTGAGAGGATCTAGAAGGGATAGATTGTTGAGTAAATTTGTGGAGAATGAGTGTGAGAAGATAGACAGGCTTATGGAGCTATACATCAG ATATTCAGATAGAGTGAAAAAAGAAGCTGCAGAATTTGACCAGCTTGAACTTGATGATTTGGAGGTTATTTCTGTTTAG
- the LOC116000419 gene encoding microsomal glutathione S-transferase 3: MAGVEILPKEYGYVIIVLVLYCFLNLWMSFQVGKARKQYKVPYPTMYASEAENKDANLFNCVQRGHQNSLENMPVFFMLMIMGGIRHPLICASLGVIYIVSRYGYFTGYASGDPAKRYTLGKYGFLAIFGLKICAISCGIKLLTS; encoded by the exons ATGGCTGGAGTGGAGATATTGCCCAAAGAGTATGGCTACGTGATCATCGTGCTCGTCCTCTACTGTTTCCTCAACCTCTGGATGTCTTTCCAAGTCGGCAAAGCTCGCAAGCA GTATAAGGTTCCCTATCCTACCATGTATGCATCCGAAGCTGAAAACAAGGATGCTAATCTCTTCAACTGCGTTCAG AGAGGGCATCAGAATTCACTGGAAAACATGCCTGTATTTTTCATGCTGATGATAATGGGAGGAATTAGGCACCCTTTAATTTGTGCATCCTTGGGAGTCATATACATTGTTTCTCGGTATGGCTATTTCACTGGTTATGCTAGTGGTGATCCCGCAAAGCGCTATACTCTTGG GAAATATGGTTTCCTTGCAATTTTTGGTCTTAAGATTTGCGCAATATCTTGTGGAATCAAGCTTCTAACATCATGA
- the LOC116000418 gene encoding WAT1-related protein At3g02690, chloroplastic-like isoform X1, translated as MAWNTSSSSSSSPGFWSLFTRIFCRKASYLLPPCTKASSIAGVDVESLIARSEEYSEIPELKMSQEVMGRNINNNNEVFWEWALLVSPFFFWGTAMVAMKQVLPKTGPFFVSAFRLIPAGLILIFFAASRGRKFPSGIAAWLSIAVFALVDAACFQGFLAQGLERTSAGLGSVIIDSQPLTVSVLAVLLFGESIGFIGAAGLVLGVIGLLLLEVPVLVLDDGKFSFWGSGEWWMLLAAQCMAVGTVMVRWVSKYCDPIMATGWHMVIGGLPLVAISLLNHDPALNGSFVELTSTDLLALLYTSVFGSAISYGVYFYNATRGSLTKLSSLTFLTPMFASIFGFVYLGETFTPVQMAGALVTLVGIYMVNYKSCYE; from the exons ATGGCGTGGAacacatcttcttcttcttcttcgtcccCTGGCTTCTGGTCTCTCTTCACCAGAATTTTCTGCAGAAAAGCTTCGTATCTTCTCCCGCCATGCACGAAGGCGTCCTCAATCGCCGGCGTGGACGTGGAGAGTCTGATCGCGCGTTCAGAGGAGTACTCGGAGATCCCGGAGCTGAAGATGAGCCAAGAAGTGATGGGgagaaatattaataataataatgaagtgTTTTGGGAATGGGCGCTGCTGGTTTCGCCGTTCTTCTTCTGGGGCACGGCCATGGTGGCGATGAAGCAAGTTTTGCCCAAGACTGGGCCCTTCTTCGTCTCCGCATTCCGGTTGATTCCGGCGGGTTTGATATTGATTTTCTTTGCCGCATCCCGTGGCCGGAAGTTTCCTTCCGGAATCGCTGCTTGGCTTTCCATCGCAGTTTTTGCACTCGTCGATGCTGCTTGctttcag GGTTTTCTTGCTCAAGGGCTGGAGAGGACATCAGCTGGCTTAGGCAGT GTGATAATAGATTCACAGCCTCTAACTGTATCTGTCCTTGCTGTGCTGTTATTCGGCGAGTCGATCGGGTTCATAGGAGCTGCAGGGCTTGTGTTGGGGGTGATAGGCCTTCTACTTCTTGAG GTACCTGTCTTGGTGCTTGATGATGGCAAGTTTTCATTTTGGGGAAGTGGAGAGTGGTGGATGCTTCTTGCTGCACAATGCATGGCAGTTGGCACAGTTATGGTTCGTTGGGTATCTAAGTACTGTGATCCTATCATGGCTACTGGATGG CACATGGTTATTGGTGGTCTGCCCCTAGTGGCTATATCTTTACTGAATCATGACCCTGCTCTTAATGGGAGTTTTGTGGAGCTGACTTCTACTGATCTTTTGGCACTACTTTATACCTCGGTTTTTGGCAGTGCCATTAGCTACGGTGTGTATTTCTACAATGCAACACGAG GCAGCCTGACAAAGCTTAGCTCTCTGACCTTCTTGACTCCTATGTTTGCTTCCATATTCGG GTTCGTGTACCTCGGTGAGACCTTCACTCCTGTTCAAATGGCGGGAGCATTGGTAACTCTGGTTGGCATATACATGGTTAATTACAAAAGCTGTTACGAATGA
- the LOC116000418 gene encoding WAT1-related protein At3g02690, chloroplastic-like isoform X2 has product MAWNTSSSSSSSPGFWSLFTRIFCRKASYLLPPCTKASSIAGVDVESLIARSEEYSEIPELKMSQEVMGRNINNNNEVFWEWALLVSPFFFWGTAMVAMKQVLPKTGPFFVSAFRLIPAGLILIFFAASRGRKFPSGIAAWLSIAVFALVDAACFQGFLAQGLERTSAGLGSVIIDSQPLTVSVLAVLLFGESIGFIGAAGLVLGVIGLLLLEVPVLVLDDGKFSFWGSGEWWMLLAAQCMAVGTVMVRWVSKYCDPIMATGWHMVIGGLPLVAISLLNHDPALNGSFVELTSTDLLALLYTSVFGSAISYGSLTKLSSLTFLTPMFASIFGFVYLGETFTPVQMAGALVTLVGIYMVNYKSCYE; this is encoded by the exons ATGGCGTGGAacacatcttcttcttcttcttcgtcccCTGGCTTCTGGTCTCTCTTCACCAGAATTTTCTGCAGAAAAGCTTCGTATCTTCTCCCGCCATGCACGAAGGCGTCCTCAATCGCCGGCGTGGACGTGGAGAGTCTGATCGCGCGTTCAGAGGAGTACTCGGAGATCCCGGAGCTGAAGATGAGCCAAGAAGTGATGGGgagaaatattaataataataatgaagtgTTTTGGGAATGGGCGCTGCTGGTTTCGCCGTTCTTCTTCTGGGGCACGGCCATGGTGGCGATGAAGCAAGTTTTGCCCAAGACTGGGCCCTTCTTCGTCTCCGCATTCCGGTTGATTCCGGCGGGTTTGATATTGATTTTCTTTGCCGCATCCCGTGGCCGGAAGTTTCCTTCCGGAATCGCTGCTTGGCTTTCCATCGCAGTTTTTGCACTCGTCGATGCTGCTTGctttcag GGTTTTCTTGCTCAAGGGCTGGAGAGGACATCAGCTGGCTTAGGCAGT GTGATAATAGATTCACAGCCTCTAACTGTATCTGTCCTTGCTGTGCTGTTATTCGGCGAGTCGATCGGGTTCATAGGAGCTGCAGGGCTTGTGTTGGGGGTGATAGGCCTTCTACTTCTTGAG GTACCTGTCTTGGTGCTTGATGATGGCAAGTTTTCATTTTGGGGAAGTGGAGAGTGGTGGATGCTTCTTGCTGCACAATGCATGGCAGTTGGCACAGTTATGGTTCGTTGGGTATCTAAGTACTGTGATCCTATCATGGCTACTGGATGG CACATGGTTATTGGTGGTCTGCCCCTAGTGGCTATATCTTTACTGAATCATGACCCTGCTCTTAATGGGAGTTTTGTGGAGCTGACTTCTACTGATCTTTTGGCACTACTTTATACCTCGGTTTTTGGCAGTGCCATTAGCTACG GCAGCCTGACAAAGCTTAGCTCTCTGACCTTCTTGACTCCTATGTTTGCTTCCATATTCGG GTTCGTGTACCTCGGTGAGACCTTCACTCCTGTTCAAATGGCGGGAGCATTGGTAACTCTGGTTGGCATATACATGGTTAATTACAAAAGCTGTTACGAATGA